A region of the Synergistaceae bacterium genome:
ATGCGCTTTTGTGTTGCCTTATCGCCCCATTGGTGGCGCGAATACGTCAAAATCCCTCTTTCCACAACCCTCTTTCCAACCATCACTCCTTAAAGTGAATGCCCCCACTCTGAGAATATTTACAGCCGCCTTGATATCCCGATTGATATCCTGATTGATATTCCGGTCGTGTTCCGCCCCGCATCTCGCGTTGTAATTTCATCAACACGTGCTAACATGCGCTCTGTAAAAATGCGGCTACGCCTAGAAAAATTTTGTCGTAAAGTATATATGTCAAAAAATTGTTTTAAGCAAAGCTCTCCGGCATAAGAAAAAAGCAAAAAAAAAAAAGAAAAAAGAAAAAAAGAAAAACTGCGATTCATAAAGGAGTTTTACATAAAAGTAGACATATGGTAACTTTACGTCTATTCGCTCGGCTTTTTGAGACGCACCGTCTTGAGCTTGGAGAGCTTAGAGAAAGTGGAGACGGGGAGCTGAGGAGTCACCACCGGGGCCGTGGAGGGAGTATCGGCGACTTTCGCCGCCTTTCTGTTTTCCTCCACGATAGCGTCCCACAGCTCCTTGCGCCAAATCTGTGTTTTTTTGGGGGCGTTGATGCCGAGGCGCACCACGTCCCCCCTCACATCGATGACCGTGATTTCAACATCCTCGCCGATCTGTATCGAC
Encoded here:
- the csrA gene encoding carbon storage regulator CsrA, which translates into the protein MLVLSRRLNESIQIGEDVEITVIDVRGDVVRLGINAPKKTQIWRKELWDAIVEENRKAAKVADTPSTAPVVTPQLPVSTFSKLSKLKTVRLKKPSE